From Campylobacter pinnipediorum subsp. caledonicus:
TCTTGTTCTTTAGTTGCTTCTTTTGGTGCTACTTCTTGCTTAACATTTTCTTTTTCTTTCAATCTTTTTACCATATCTTCAAAATCATCTTGCGATTTATTTTCTGGCAATATTGGCACTTGTTCAAATAATTGCTCATTGTTACCCGAGTTATTTACAGAAGAAATTAAATTTTGTTCAGGTTTTTCATCAGGAATAGGAGGCAAAGCTAATCTAGAATCCAGCTCATTATCAGAAGAAACATTATTATCATTGGAATTTATAATTTTCATTGTAGCTATAACTATTAAAAAAAGTATACTCAAAGCAGCAACTAATATTAAAACTTTTTTAAGCTTTAAATTCTTGGTATCATCCTCATTATCTAAAAGTATATCTTTTAATTCGTCACTATTTTGCATAATATTCCTTTTTACATATGTTTTGACCAGCTAGCCCCGCGCTCTTTTTGATACAGCTTATAAGGCAATGCTAATATATTAAATTCTTTTGGTAGTTCCATTGTTGGAAACATTCTCCATTCTCTAGCCAATCGCTGTGATAACTTCATACTTAACATATTTGCAAGTTGGCAAGCTTCATTAAATGTAGTATGTCCTTTATGAACATAAAGATGTAAATGACCTTCGGTCTTGCTTTCATAAGCAGTGAAGTTTATAAAACCCTCTTCTCTAAGCAAAAGTTGGGCTCTATGCCAAAAACGTTCGGGTGTTCTACCGTTATAATCAAATACTATATTTTCAACTTTATCAAAGTTATTGATAAGTGAATGAGCTGCTATTATATTTTTATCATCATGATCTTTGATGACTTTATAGTTTAGCATCTCATCGACTTTTTCAAATTTATCAAAAAAAGTCTTACCCTTATACTCAATTTTATTTACTATATTATCTCTTTTTATATAATAATGATTGGTAATCATTTTTATAAGAGTTATGTCTATATTTTGCATCAAAACATCGCTTTATCATATATAATAAATTTATTAGCAAGTTCTTTAAGCTCACCTTTAATCTTTTCTTGTAAAGAAGTGTTGTTTATATCATCTAAAACATCAGCAATTTTATTTCCTATAAACTCAAATTCTTGCTCTTTCATACCCCTTGCTGTTAAAGCTGGAGAACCTATACGAACACCACTTGTCACAAAAGGACTTCTTGTCTCTCCCGGAACTGTGTTTTTATTTACAGTTATACCGGCATTTCCTAAAGCAATATCCGCATCTTTTCCACTAAATTCTTTATTTAAAAAGCTTAACAATATAAGGTGATTATCAGTTCCACCACTTACCAAATCATAACCTCTAGAAATCATAACCTCGCCTAGTTTTTTTGCATTAGCTTTTACTTGTTTTGCATACTCTTTCCATTCAGGACTTAGATTGTGTTTAAACCCAACTGCTTTACCGGCAATAACATGCATTAATGGACCACCTTGGATACCTGGGAAAATACTAGAGTTTATTTTCTTTGCATAATCTTCATTATTTGTCATAATGATACCACCTCTTGGGCCACGCAATGTCTTATGAGTTGTTGAACTAACAACATCACAATAAGGAAAAGGATGATTATGCTCACCAGCAACAACAAGACCGGCAATATGTGCCACATCAGCAAATAAAAATGCGCCTACTTCATCAGCAATTTGTCTAAATTTAGAAAAATCTATCTCTCTAGCATAAGCGCTAGCGCCACAAACTATAAGCTTTGGTCTTACTATTTTAGCGATCTCCAAAACTTTATCGTAGTTTATACGACCATCTAATTCGACACCATAAAAAAAGCTCTCATAAATTTTACCAGAACTACTAACTTTTGCTCCATGAGTAAGGTGTCCTCCGTGACTTAAGTCCATACCTAAAATTTTATCTCCGGACTGCAAGAAAGCTCCATAAACACCCTGATTTGCTTGAGAACCTGAATTTGGTTGAACATTTGCAAACTCACATCCAAAAAGTTGCTTACATCTATCTATAGCAATTTGTTCAATTTGATCAACAAATTCACATCCGCCGTAATACCTCTTATTTGGGTATCCTTCAGCATATTTGTTTGTAAGAATAGAGCCCATAACTTCCATAACCTCGGGATATGTAAAATTTTCACTTGCTATCATTTCAAGGTGATGTGTTTGACGTTGTAACTCTTTTTGCGCTAAATCAAAAATCTCTTTATCAAAATTTTCAACACTCATCTCTATTCTCCTTTTTTATTTTCAGATTTTAAAGGTCTCATCGCTGGGAACAATATAACATCTCTAATTGATTTTTTGTTTGTAAGCAGCATAACAAGTCTGTCTATACCAAGCCCCTCTCCTGCAGTAGGAGGCATACCATGACTTAAGGCTCTAACATAATCTTCATCCATTTCATGAGCTTCATCATCACCTGCTTTTTTTCCTTCAATCTGAGCAGCAAAACGTTCATATTGATCAATAGGATCATTTAATTCGTTAAATCCGTTTGCAAGCTCTCTTCCTGCAATAAAAAGCTCAAATCTTTCAGCAACCATTGGATTATCATCACTTCTTCTTGAAAGCGGACTTATTGATATAGGAAAATCAACTATAAATGTTGGATTGATTAATTTTTCTTCAACATAGTTATCAAAAAGTTCTGCCTGAAGATGTCCTAAATCTAATTTATCATTAGCCAAAAATCCATCGGCATTTAGTTTTTCTAAAATTTTCTCTCTATCTTCAACTATCTCAGGATCTATTCCGCCTATTTCAACAATGGCTTTTTTATAATTTATTCTTGCAAATGGTTTTGAAAAATCTAATTTCATACCATCAAATTCAATAATCTTATCCATATCAAGCGCATCTAAAAGAGTACTAAATAGCTCTTCTGTTAAATTCATCAAATCCCTATATGTATGATAAGCCCAATAAAACTCTATACTTGTAAACTCGGGATTATGAGTTAAATCCATACCCTCGTTTCTAAAACATCTATTCATCTCATAAACAGCTTCAAAACCACCAACAACTAAACGTTTTAAGTATAACTCTGGTGCAATTCTTAAAAATCTATCAACGCCTAATGTATTATGGAATGTAACAAAAGGTCTTGCATTTGCACCACCAGCTATAGGGTGCATCATTGGAGTTTCAACTTCCAAAAAGCCCTTTTCTTCTATAAATTTTCTAATAGTACTAATCACTATAGAACGGGTCTTAAAATCTTTTTTAACATCTGGATTCATTATCATATCGAGATATCTTTGGCGATATCTTATTTCTATATCTACAAGTCCATGATATTTTTCTGGCAACGGAGATATGGCTTTAGTTGCTAATTGCAACTCGTTTACATGCAATGAAAACTCACCTTTTTGAGTAACAAAAGCATATCCTCTAACCCTTATAATATCGCCTACTTCAATATTATTTTTAACTTCATTAAACCAATCATCTCCCAAAGTGTTTTTATTAAAATATATTTGTATGCTTCCGCTTTCATCTTCTATATTTGCAAAAACAGCCTTGCCCGCTATACGCATAAGCTTTATACGCCCAGCCAAAGAAACCAAAATACTATCTTCTTTTTTATCATCAAGCTCTGTTATGTAGTTAAATTTTGATTTAAACTTAGCTACACTCATATCTT
This genomic window contains:
- a CDS encoding DUF1882 domain-containing protein codes for the protein MQNIDITLIKMITNHYYIKRDNIVNKIEYKGKTFFDKFEKVDEMLNYKVIKDHDDKNIIAAHSLINNFDKVENIVFDYNGRTPERFWHRAQLLLREEGFINFTAYESKTEGHLHLYVHKGHTTFNEACQLANMLSMKLSQRLAREWRMFPTMELPKEFNILALPYKLYQKERGASWSKHM
- the lysS gene encoding lysine--tRNA ligase, whose protein sequence is MISYNQLETQRLKTANELKEKGINPYPHFIRKDMSVAKFKSKFNYITELDDKKEDSILVSLAGRIKLMRIAGKAVFANIEDESGSIQIYFNKNTLGDDWFNEVKNNIEVGDIIRVRGYAFVTQKGEFSLHVNELQLATKAISPLPEKYHGLVDIEIRYRQRYLDMIMNPDVKKDFKTRSIVISTIRKFIEEKGFLEVETPMMHPIAGGANARPFVTFHNTLGVDRFLRIAPELYLKRLVVGGFEAVYEMNRCFRNEGMDLTHNPEFTSIEFYWAYHTYRDLMNLTEELFSTLLDALDMDKIIEFDGMKLDFSKPFARINYKKAIVEIGGIDPEIVEDREKILEKLNADGFLANDKLDLGHLQAELFDNYVEEKLINPTFIVDFPISISPLSRRSDDNPMVAERFELFIAGRELANGFNELNDPIDQYERFAAQIEGKKAGDDEAHEMDEDYVRALSHGMPPTAGEGLGIDRLVMLLTNKKSIRDVILFPAMRPLKSENKKGE
- a CDS encoding serine hydroxymethyltransferase yields the protein MSVENFDKEIFDLAQKELQRQTHHLEMIASENFTYPEVMEVMGSILTNKYAEGYPNKRYYGGCEFVDQIEQIAIDRCKQLFGCEFANVQPNSGSQANQGVYGAFLQSGDKILGMDLSHGGHLTHGAKVSSSGKIYESFFYGVELDGRINYDKVLEIAKIVRPKLIVCGASAYAREIDFSKFRQIADEVGAFLFADVAHIAGLVVAGEHNHPFPYCDVVSSTTHKTLRGPRGGIIMTNNEDYAKKINSSIFPGIQGGPLMHVIAGKAVGFKHNLSPEWKEYAKQVKANAKKLGEVMISRGYDLVSGGTDNHLILLSFLNKEFSGKDADIALGNAGITVNKNTVPGETRSPFVTSGVRIGSPALTARGMKEQEFEFIGNKIADVLDDINNTSLQEKIKGELKELANKFIIYDKAMF